In the Topomyia yanbarensis strain Yona2022 chromosome 3, ASM3024719v1, whole genome shotgun sequence genome, one interval contains:
- the LOC131691390 gene encoding rRNA 2'-O-methyltransferase fibrillarin: MGKPDFSPRGRGGGRGGGGGRGGRGGGSGRGGFGGRGGGGGRGGFGGRGGGGRGGPGGRGRGGGGGRGGGAKGGGFKGGKTVVIEPHRHEGVFIARGKEDALVTLNLVPGSEVYGEKRISVETNGEKNEYRVWNPFRSKLAAAVLGGVDKIHMPPGSKVLYLGAASGTTVSHVSDIVGPEGLVYAVEFSHRSGRDLINVAKKRTNIIPIIEDARHPHKYRMLVGLVDTVFADVAQPDQARIVALNSHQFLRNGGHFVISIKASCIDSTAVPEAVFAAEVKKLQAEKLKPQEQITLEPYERDHAVVVGVYRPPPKSAS, translated from the exons TGGCGGAGGCCGAGGTGGTCGAGGAGGCGGTAGTGGCCGTGGTGGGTTTGGTGGTCGAGGAGGAGGTGGTGGACGTGGAGGTTTTGGTGGACGCGGTGGCGGAGGCCGAGGTGGTCCCGGTGGACGAGGTCGTGGCGGCGGAGGTGGTCGCGGCGGTGGTGCTAAAGGCGGTGGATTCAAGGGAGGAAAAACCGTAGTAATTGAGCCACATCGTCACGAGGGAGTGTTCATTGCCCGTGGAAAGGAGGATGCGCTGGTCACGTTGAATCTTGTCCCTGGATCAGAAGTTTACGGCGAAAAAAGGATATCGGTTGAG ACAAATGGAGAGAAAAATGAATACAGAGTCTGGAATCCTTTTCGATCTAAGCTGGCAGCTGCAGTGCTTGGTGGGGTAGACAAAATTCACATGCCCCCAGGTTCAAAAGTGCTTTACTTGGGTGCTGCCTCAGGTACCACCGTATCACATGTCTCGGATATTGTTGGTCCGGAAGGCTTGGTCTATGCCGTAGAATTTTCTCATCGTTCGGGTCGTGATTTGATTAATGTAGCAAAGAAACGAACCAACATCATCCCCATCATTGAAGACGCTCGTCACCCGCACAAATATCGAATGCTTGTGGGTCTCGTGGATACCGTCTTCGCTGACGTTGCCCAACCAGATCAGGCTCGTATTGTAGCACTGAATTCACATCAATTCCTACGAAATGGAGGACATTTTGTAATTTCGATTAAAGCATCCTGTATTGATTCCACAGCCGTTCCAGAAGCGGTTTTTGCTGCCGAAGTTAAAAAGTTACAAGCTGAAAAACTCAAGCCTCAGGAACAGATTACACTGGAACCTTACGAACGTGATCATGCTGTAGTGGTGGGAGTATATAGACCGCCACCGAAAAGTGCGTCATGA